The following are encoded together in the Lactuca sativa cultivar Salinas chromosome 1, Lsat_Salinas_v11, whole genome shotgun sequence genome:
- the LOC111879929 gene encoding uncharacterized protein LOC111879929, producing MADPELEAIRQRRMQELMAQHGGGGSQQNPDQQKAQDEAKSEADERRQMMLSQILSSEARERLARIALVKPEKSRGVEDVILRAAQMGQIAEKVSEERLISLLEQINTQTTKQTKVTIQRRRSVLDDDD from the exons ATG GCTGATCCAGAACTAGAAGCTATCAGGCAAAGAAGAATGCAGGAGCTAATGGCTCAACATGGTGGTGGT GGAAGTCAGCAAAACCCTGATCAACAAAAAGCTCAAGATGAAGCAAAAAG CGAGGCAGATGAACGGAGGCAGATGATGCTTAGTCAGATATTGTCATCTGAAGCACGTGAAAGAC TTGCTCGTATAGCATTAGTGAAACCCGAGAAGTCTCGAGGAGTGGAAGATGTTATACTAAGAGCTGCCCAAATGGGGCAAATTGCTGAGAAG GTTTCTGAAGAAAGGCTGATTTCATTGTTGGAACAAATCAACACCCAAACTACCAAACAGACCAAAGTTACA ATACAAAGGCGAAGGAGTGTGCTTGATGATGATGATTAG